Proteins found in one Populus alba chromosome 14, ASM523922v2, whole genome shotgun sequence genomic segment:
- the LOC118041836 gene encoding glyceraldehyde-3-phosphate dehydrogenase A, chloroplastic — protein sequence MASATFSVAKPSLQASGKGFTDFSGLRSSSAFLPFTKKTSDDFVSAVSLQTSALGSSSGGYRKSAAEAKLKVAINGFGRIGRNFLRCWHGRKDSPLDVIAINDTGGVKQASHLLKYDSTLGIFEADVKPVGDNGISVDGKVIKVVSSRNPLDLPWKDLEIDLVIEGTGVFVDREGAGKHITAGAKKVLITAPGKGDIPTYVVGVNADAYSADEPIISNASCTTNCLAPFVKVLDQKFGIIKGTMTTTHSYTGDQRLLDASHRDLRRARAAALNIVPTSTGAAKAVALVLPTLKGKLNGIALRVPTPNVSVVDLVVQVSKKTFAEEVNAAFRESAEKELNGILSVCDEPLVSVDFRCSDVSSTVDSSLTMVMGDDMVKVIAWYDNEWGYSQRVVDLADIVANNWK from the exons ATGGCCTCGGCTACCTTTTCTGTAGCCAAACCATCTCTTCAG GCTAGCGGAAAGGGATTCACTGATTTCTCAGGTCTCCGTAGCTCATCAGCTTTCCTTCCCTTTACAAAGAAAACATCAGATGACTTTGTTTCAGCCGTTTCTCTCCAGACCTCTGCT TTGGGAAGCAGCAGTGGAGGATACAGAAAAAGCGCCGCAGAGGCGAAGCTAAAAGTGGCCATAAATGGGTTTGGCAGGATCGGCAGAAACTTCTTGAGGTGCTGGCATGGACGCAAGGATTCACCTCTTGACGTCATTGCCATCAACGACACTGGAGGTGTTAAGCAGGCCTCACACCTTCTCAAGTATGACTCCACCCTTGGCATCTTCGAAGCTGATGTTAAGCCTGTTGGTGATAATGGTATCTCTGTTGATGGCAAGGTCATCAAGGTCGTTTCTAGCCGCAACCCTCTTGACCTCCCCTGGAA GGACTTGGAGATCGATCTGGTGATAGAGGGTACCGGGGTTTTCGTCGACAGGGAAGGTGCAGGGAAGCACATCACAGCAGGGGCCAAGAAGGTGCTCATCACAGCCCCTGGAAAGGGTGATATACCTACCTACGTTGTCGGAGTCAATGCTGACGCCTACAGCGCTGATGAACCTATCATCAGCAATGCTTCTTGCACCACCAACTGCCTTGCTCCCTTTGTCAAGGTTCTTGACCAGAAGTTTG GCATCATCAAGGGCACCATGACCACCACTCACTCATACACCGGTGATCAGAGACTTCTTGATGCAAGTCACCGTGATCTCAGACGTGCAAGAGCTGCAGCTCTTAATATTGTTCCGACCTCGACCGGCGCAGCAAAGGCAGTGGCCCTCGTCCTTCCTACCCTCAAGGGCAAACTCAATGGAATTGCCCTCCGAGTTCCAACCCCAAATGTCTCGGTGGTCGACCTTGTTGTCCAGGTCTCCAAGAAGACCTTCGCAGAAGAGGTGAATGCAGCTTTCAGAGAGAGCGCTGAGAAGGAGCTCAACGGTATCCTATCAGTTTGTGACGAACCACTTGTTTCAGTGGACTTCAGGTGCAGCGATGTGTCGTCAACAGTAGATTCATCACTAACAATGGTGATGGGAGATGACATGGTTAAGGTGATTGCTTGGTATGATAATGAGTGGGGTTACTCTCAAAGGGTTGTGGATTTGGCTGACATTGTTGCCAATAACTGGAAGTAG
- the LOC118041835 gene encoding uncharacterized protein, with amino-acid sequence MAKEAELKKIELKVSVNCCDGCKRKVKKALQGVEGVLKTEIDPLHPKVTVLGNVNPQILIKRLLKTGKQAELWSSGNQNAGKEKKEADMLVEKEKDKSKSECEQTKSPDSCVKVTDKNRETKNGGDGGENKASKDYNETEVSVKSSTPEVVKSENPVPPRPEVDNFRTYNQYCYKVEPYAIALPFYAIPPYTVPPVNPTGFGQEYFLYERPVFQPPVQTPTVRVEDYFSDENTVGCHVM; translated from the exons ATGGCTAAGGAAGCAGAATTGAAG AAGATTGAGCTCAAGGTATCTGTCAACTGCTGTGATGGCTGCAAGAGGAAAGTTAAGAAGGCCTtgcaaggtgttgaag GTGTTCTAAAGACCGAAATCGATCCACTGCATCCCAAGGTGACAGTCCTGGGAAATGTGAATCCACAAATTTTAATCAAAAGACTCTTGAAAACTGGAAAACAAGCAGAACTGTGGAGTAGTGGGAATCAGAATgcgggaaaagaaaagaaagaagcggATATGCTGGTTGAAAAAGAGAAAGACAAGTCAAAATCTGAGTGTGAGCAAACGAAGTCTCCAGATTCATGTGTCAAGGTAACTGACAAGAACAGAGAGACTAAAAATGGTGGGGATGGAGGTGAGAATAAAGCTTCAAAGGACTATAATGAGACAGAAGTCAGTGTTAAGTCTAGCACTCCTGAAGTGGTTAAAAGTGAAAATCCTGTCCCTCCACGTCCAGAAGTCGACAATTTCAGGACTTACAATCAATATTGTTACAAGGTTGAGCCTTACGCAATTGCACTTCCCTTTTATGCCATTCCTCCGTACACTGTTCCTCCTGTGAACCCCACAGGTTTTGGTCAGGAATACTTCCTTTACGAGAGGCCAGTATTTCAACCACCAGTCCAGACGCCAACAGTAAGAGTTGAGGATTACTTCAGCGATGAAAATACTGTGGGATGCCATGTGATGTGA
- the LOC118041834 gene encoding WD repeat-containing protein LWD1 produces the protein MGASSDPNQDGSDEQQKRSEIYTYEAPWHIYAMNWSVRRDKKYRLAIASLLEQYPNRVEIVQLDDSNGEIRSDPNLSFEHPYPPTKTIFIPDKECQKPDLLATSSDFLRVWRINDEQPRVELKSLLNGNKNSEFCGPLTSFDWNEAEPRRIGTSSIDTTCTIWDIEKETVDTQLIAHDKEVYDIAWGGVGVFASVSADGSVRVFDLRDKEHSTIIYESSEPDTPLVRLGWNKQDPRYMATIIMDSAKVVVLDIRFPTLPVVELQRHHASVNAVAWAPHSSCHICTAGDDSQALIWDLSSMGQPVEGGLDPILAYTAGAEIEQLQWSSSQPDWVAIAFSTKLQILRV, from the coding sequence ATGGGAGCTAGCAGCGATCCGAATCAAGACGGGTCGGACGAGCAACAAAAACGATCTGAGATCTACACGTACGAGGCACCATGGCACATCTACGCTATGAACTGGAGCGTCCGCCGTGACAAGAAGTACCGCCTTGCCATAGCCAGCCTCCTAGAACAGTACCCAAACCGGGTCGAGATTGTTCAGCTGGATGACTCCAACGGAGAGATCCGATCCGACCCGAACCTGTCTTTCGAGCACCCTTATCCACCTACGAAGACCATTTTCATTCCAGACAAGGAGTGCCAAAAACCTGACCTCCTCGCAACGTCCAGCGACTTCCTGCGCGTGTGGCGCATAAACGATGAACAGCCGCGCGTGGAGCTCAAAAGCCTGTTAAACGGCAACAAGAACAGCGAGTTTTGCGGGCCTTTGACTTCCTTTGACTGGAACGAGGCGGAGCCTCGGCGAATTGGGACATCCAGCATCGACACGACATGCACCATCTGGGATATCGAGAAGGAGACTGTTGATACACAGTTAATCGCTCACGACAAGGAGGTATACGACATCGCATGGGGTGGTGTTGGGGTTTTCGCTTCGGTTTCAGCCGACGGGTCGGTTAGGGTTTTCGATTTACGGGATAAGGAGCACTCGACGATAATCTACGAGAGTTCGGAGCCCGACACGCCTTTGGTGAGACTAGGTTGGAACAAGCAGGATCCGAGGTACATGGCGACGATCATCATGGACAGTGCTAAGGTTGTGGTGTTGGATATTCGCTTCCCAACTCTTCCAGTGGTGGAATTGCAGAGGCATCATGCTAGTGTTAATGCTGTTGCTTGGGCCCCTCATAGTTCTTGCCACATTTGTACTGCTGGGGATGATTCACAGGCATTGATTTGGGATCTTTCTTCGATGGGTCAGCCTGTTGAGGGTGGATTGGACCCCATTCTTGCTTACACTGCTGGTGCTGAAATCGAGCAGCTTCAGTGGTCGTCTTCGCAGCCTGATTGGGTTGCTATTGCTTTCTCTACCAAGCTTCAAATTCTCAGGGTTTGA
- the LOC118041831 gene encoding acetyl-coenzyme A synthetase, chloroplastic/glyoxysomal, protein MQTPVSNSKFVGSRVPFLFPNNKKSPDRRITSISTSCVCSIWNNYHYKRRTRMATDNKLRHVTSMLELPSPADQNSALHAVILGEALASEENDLVFPSDEFARQAHVSSPQQYLEMYKRSVEDPAGFWSDIASQFYWKKKWDQPACSENFDFRKGNISIQWFKGGLTNICYNCLDRNIESGNADKIAIYWEGNDPGFEDSLTYSQLLDRVCQLSNYLKDVGVKKGDAVVIYLPMLMELPIAMLACARIGAVHSVVFAGFSSESLAQRIVDCKPKVVITCNAVKRGAKAIHLKDIVDAALAESAKNGISVDVCLTYENQTALKREGTKWQEGRDVWWQDFVPKYPTTCEVEWVDAEDPLFLLYTSGSTGKPKGVLHTTGGYMVYSATTFKYAFDYKPSDVYWCTADCGWITGHSYVTYGPMLNGASVVVFEGTPTYPDAGRCWDIVDKFKVSIFYTAPTLVRSLMRESDEHVTRYSRKSLRVLGSVGEPINPSAWRWFFNVVGDSRCPISDTWWQTETGGFMITPLPGAWPQKPGSATFPFFGVQPVIVDEKGVEIEGECNGYLCLKSSWPGAFRTLYGDHERYETTYFKPFAGYYFTGDGCRRDKNGYHWLTGRVDDVINVSGHRIGTAEVESALVSHPKCAEAAVVGVEHEVKGQGIYAFVTLAEGEPYSEELRKSLILTVRKQIGAFAAPDKIHWAPGLPKTRSGKIMRRILRKIASKQLDELGDTSTLAEPQVVEQLIELADC, encoded by the exons ATGCAGACTCCGGTGTCAAACAGCAAATTCGTTGGAAGTCGAGTTCCCTTCTTGTTtccgaataataaaaaatcaccaGACAGAAGAATCACCTCCATCTCTACCTCCTGTGTTTGCTCAATTTGGAATAATTATCACTACAAGAGGAGGACTCGGATGGCGACGGATAATAAGCTGAGGCACGTGACATCAATGCTGGAGTTGCCGTCTCCAGCCGACCAGAATTCTGCCCTCCACGCCGTTATATTAGGAGAAGCACTTGCTTCTGAAGAGAACGATCTTGTCTTTCCTAGCGATGAGTTCGCTCGTCAAGCTCATGTTTCCTCTCCTCAACAGTACTTGGAGATGTACAAAAGGTCCGTTGAAGATCCGGCTGGTTTTTGGTCCGATATTGCTTCTCAGTTctattggaaaaagaaatgggATCAACCTGCTTGCTCTGAGAATTTTGACTTTCGCAAAGGCAATATCAGTAttcag TGGTTCAAGGGAGGCTTGACCAACATTTGCTACAACTGCTTGGACAGAAATATTGAATCAGGAAATGCTGATAAGATTGCCATTTACTGGGAAGGCAATGATCCTGGTTTTGAAGACAGTTTAACCTACTCCCAGCTCCTCGACAGAGTTTGCcag CTATCAAATTACTTGAAAGATGTTGGTGTTAAGAAGGGCGATgctgttgttatttatttaccAATGCTCATGGAGCTCCCCATTGCCATGCTGGCTTGTGCCCGTATTGGTGCTGTTCACTCG GTTGTATTTGCAGGATTTTCTTCTGAATCTCTTGCTCAGAGAATCGTAGACTGCAAACCAAAAGTTGTGATTACTTGTAATGCTGTCAAAAGAGGTGCCAAGGCTATACACCTTAAAGACATTGTTGATGCTGCCCTTGCTGAATCTGCAAAAAATGGAATATCTGTAG ATGTATGCCTAACTTATGAAAACCAAACTGCCTTGAAGAGGGAAGGCACTAAATGGCAGGAGGGAAGAGATGTCTGGTGGCAG GACTTTGTCCCCAAGTATCCTACTACTTGTGAGGTGGAGTGGGTTGATGCAGAGGATCCCCTTTTTCTGCTATATACTAGTGGAAGCACAGGAAAGCCAAAG GGAGTTCTTCATACAACGGGAGGATACATGGTTTACTCTGCAACAACATTCAAGTATGCTTTTGATTACAAACCATCTGACGTGTACTG GTGCACAGCTGATTGTGGTTGGATCACCGGGCATAGCTATGTGACTTACGGACCCATGCTTAATGGAGCATCTGTTGTTGTATTTGAAGGG ACTCCAACTTATCCTGATGCTGGGCGATGCTGGGATATTGTTGACAAATTTAAGGTGTCAATATTCTACACTGCCCCTACCCTGGTGCGCTCCCTGATGCGTGAGAGTGACGAG CATGTTACTCGCTATTCACGCAAGTCCTTACGTGTCCTTGGAAGTGTAGGCGAGCCCATTAACCCAAGTGCATGGAG GTGGTTTTTCAATGTAGTTGGAGACTCACGGTGCCCTATATCTGACACTTGGTGGCAAACTGAAACTGGTGGTTTCATG ATTACTCCACTACCAGGTGCCTGGCCACAGAAGCCTGGTTCTGCTACTTTCCCTTTCTTTGGTGTTCAG CCTGTCATTGTTGATGAGAAGGGTGTTGAGATTGAAGGAGAGTGCAATGGGTATTTGTGTTTAAAAAGCTCATGGCCTGGTGCATTCCGAACTCTTTATGGGGATCATGAACGATATGAAACCACGTACTTCAAGCCATTTGCTGGCTATTATTTTACTGGTGACGGCTGTCGcag GGACAAAAATGGATACCACTGGCTAACTGGAAGAGTTGATGATGTCATCAATGTGAG TGGTCATCGTATTGGAACTGCTGAAGTTGAATCTGCTCTTGTTTCACATCCAAAATGTGCAGAAGCTGCTGTGGTTGGTGTTGAGCATGAG GTTAAAGGACAGGGGATTTATGCCTTCGTTACCCTTGCGGAGGGTGAACCTTACAGCGAGGAACTTCGGAAAAGTCTTATACTCACAGTGCGGAAGCAG ATAGGAGCATTTGCAGCGCCTGATAAAATTCACTGGGCGCCTGGCCTTCCAAAGACAAGGAGTGGAAAGATAATGAGGAGAATTTTGAGGAAAATTGCTTCCAAGCAGTTAGATGAACTCGGAGACACCAGCACACTTGCTGAACCACAAGTGGTGGAGCAACTTATAGAACTTGCTGATTGCTGA
- the LOC118041833 gene encoding eukaryotic peptide chain release factor subunit 1-3, with translation MADGHESDKNIEIWKIKKLIKALESARGNGTSMISLIMPPRDQISRVTKMLGDEFGTASNIKSRVNRQSVLGAITSAQQRLKLYNKVPPNGLVLYTGTIVTEDGKEKKVTIDFEPFKPINASLYLCDNKFHTEALNELLESDDKFGFIVMDGNGTLFGTLSGNTREVLHKFTVDLPKKHGRGGQSALRFARLRMEKRHNYVRKTAELATQFFINPATSQPNVSGLILAGSADFKTELSQSDMFDPRLQAKILNVVDVSYGGENGFNQAIELSAEILSNVKFIQEKRLIGKYFEEISQDTGKYVFGVDDTLKALEMGAVEILIVWENLDINRYTLKNSATGEIIIKHLNKEQESDQSNFRDSATAAELEVQEKMPLLEWFANEYKRFGCTLEFVTNKSQEGSQFCRGFGGIGGILRYQLDMRSFDELSDGEVYEDSD, from the coding sequence ATGGCTGATGGTCATGAATCGGATAAGAATATTGAGATATGGAAAATCAAAAAGTTGATTAAGGCATTGGAGTCTGCAAGGGGTAATGGCACGAGCATGATATCTCTTATAATGCCTCCTCGTGATCAAATATCTCGGGTCACAAAGATGTTGGGTGATGAATTTGGAACTGCTTCAAACATTAAAAGTAGGGTGAACCGCCAGTCTGTCTTGGGTGCCATTACATCTGCTCAGCAGAGGCTGAAGCTTTATAACAAGGTTCCACCGAATGGGCTGGTGCTTTATACGGGAACAATTGTTACTGAagatggaaaagagaagaaggtgACAATTGATTTTGAACCTTTCAAACCTATAAACGCATCATTGTACCTCTGTGACAACAAGTTTCACACAGAAGCACTCAATGAGCTCTTAGAGTCTGATGACAAGTTTGGTTTTATTGTCATGGATGGGAACGGAACCTTATTTGGGACACTGAGTGGAAACACACGAGAAGTGCTCCATAAATTTACCGTTGATTTGCCAAAGAAGCACGGTAGAGGAGGGCAGTCTGCTCTGCGGTTTGCTCGACTTCGGATGGAAAAACGGCACAACTATGTGAGGAAAACTGCAGAGCTTGCCACCCAGTTCTTCATTAATCCTGCTACCAGTCAGCCCAATGTTTCTGGGTTGATACTAGCTGGTTCAGCTGACTTCAAGACTGAGCTCAGCCAGTCAGATATGTTTGACCCACGGCTGCAAGCCAAGATATTGAATGTGGTTGATGTTTCATATGGTGGAGAAAATGGTTTCAACCAAGCTATTGAGCTGTCAGCTGAGATTCTATCAAATGTGAAGTTTATACAGGAAAAACGTTTGATAGGGAAATACTTTGAGGAGATCAGCCAGGATACTGGGAAGTATGTCTTTGGTGTTGATGATACATTGAAGGCTCTGGAAATGGGTGCTGTCGAAATCCTTATCGTGTGGGAAAATCTAGATATCAATAGGTACACGCTGAAAAACAGTGCTACAGGAGAAATTATCATAAAGCACTTGAACAAGGAACAAGAGTCTGATCAGAGTAACTTTCGGGATTCAGCCACTGCTGCAGAGTTGGAGGTTCAGGAGAAGATGCCCTTGCTTGAGTGGTTTGCCAATGAGTACAAGCGATTTGGTTGTACACTTGAATTCGTCACCAATAAATCACAAGAGGGATCGCAGTTTTGCAGGGGGTTTGGTGGAATTGGAGGTATTCTTCGCTACCAGCTTGACATGCGATCATTTGATGAGCTGTCCGACGGAGAAGTTTATGAGGATTCCGATTAG